In Acidaminococcus fermentans DSM 20731, one genomic interval encodes:
- a CDS encoding Asp23/Gls24 family envelope stress response protein produces MNDEEVKQQAQLENSPDTDDMGAIKVADEVLSIVAGLAASEVNGVYGMSGGIREGLTDMLGKQNFSKGIKVYTEGHTVRVEVHVIITYGFNIPDVAIKLQEKVKEAVENMTGYEVTGVDIHVEGVKKKKEKAFAEKDDTDELMKKWEEEPAGSPALPEGTAAGENRPEPPEEGETAAGTEPEKEPDPKGQEMSGGEQ; encoded by the coding sequence ATGAACGACGAAGAAGTAAAACAGCAGGCGCAGTTGGAAAACAGTCCGGACACGGACGATATGGGAGCCATCAAGGTGGCCGACGAAGTCCTGAGCATTGTGGCGGGGCTGGCTGCTTCGGAGGTGAACGGGGTCTACGGCATGAGCGGGGGCATCCGGGAAGGGCTCACGGACATGCTGGGCAAACAGAATTTCTCCAAGGGCATCAAGGTCTATACGGAAGGCCATACGGTGCGGGTGGAGGTCCATGTGATCATCACCTACGGGTTCAACATTCCGGATGTGGCCATCAAGCTCCAGGAAAAGGTCAAGGAAGCCGTGGAGAACATGACCGGCTACGAAGTCACCGGGGTGGACATCCATGTGGAAGGTGTGAAGAAGAAAAAAGAAAAGGCCTTTGCAGAGAAAGACGATACGGATGAACTGATGAAGAAATGGGAGGAAGAACCGGCAGGGAGCCCGGCACTGCCGGAAGGGACTGCCGCCGGGGAAAACCGTCCGGAACCGCCGGAAGAAGGAGAAACGGCGGCGGGAACGGAACCGGAAAAAGAACCTGACCCCAAAGGCCAGGAAATGTCAGGAGGGGAACAATGA
- the amaP gene encoding alkaline shock response membrane anchor protein AmaP — MSIFDRIILTLYTIIMAAVAVLIVIVSVNGIPVHELTEFAVRVPGRWEYTIGGVIIFLVSLRLLFASWSRGGSNDLTFDNERDGKIHVSQRAMEDYIAGFTNDVYGVYGAKCRVKLLKDSQLGVRINASVEPGINIPDTTDEVKRTVKKNIMNVIGVEVADVAVYFKHIKAKE, encoded by the coding sequence ATGAGCATATTCGATCGGATTATCCTGACCCTGTATACCATCATCATGGCGGCAGTGGCGGTGCTCATCGTCATTGTCAGCGTCAACGGCATCCCGGTCCATGAGCTGACGGAATTTGCCGTCCGGGTGCCCGGCCGGTGGGAATACACCATCGGGGGCGTGATCATCTTCCTGGTAAGCCTGCGGCTGCTCTTTGCCAGCTGGAGCCGGGGCGGCAGCAATGACCTGACTTTTGACAACGAACGGGATGGGAAGATCCATGTAAGCCAGCGGGCCATGGAAGATTATATTGCCGGGTTCACCAATGATGTGTACGGTGTCTACGGTGCCAAATGCCGGGTGAAGCTGCTGAAGGACAGCCAGCTGGGCGTCCGGATCAATGCTTCCGTCGAGCCGGGCATCAACATTCCTGACACCACCGACGAGGTGAAGCGGACGGTAAAGAAGAACATCATGAATGTCATCGGCGTGGAAGTGGCCGATGTGGCCGTCTACTTCAAGCATATCAAGGCGAAGGAATAG
- a CDS encoding DUF2273 domain-containing protein — MWQEILRKLFETSRWRIIGASVGLVVGILFLLLGFFRAVFLLFCIGLGFYIGYKMDAGEDLVDLLDNLLPPYHK; from the coding sequence ATGTGGCAGGAAATTTTACGCAAATTGTTTGAAACCAGCCGGTGGCGGATCATAGGCGCCTCGGTGGGCCTGGTGGTGGGCATCCTGTTCCTGCTCCTGGGCTTTTTCCGGGCCGTGTTCCTGCTGTTCTGCATCGGCCTGGGGTTTTACATCGGTTACAAAATGGATGCAGGGGAAGATCTGGTGGATCTGCTGGACAACCTGCTGCCTCCGTACCATAAATAA
- the nusB gene encoding transcription antitermination factor NusB, producing MSRRDARTIAMRSLFALEFSPEQSPEETVRTMAEEEDIQDTRKKDLAYALDLVKGVRENQEALDGELNGLDAKWTLKRMNGIDRNLLRIAGYEMFCSPEPVPPAVAINEAVELAKVYGGDDSPAFINGLLGSLVKKHGR from the coding sequence ATGAGCAGAAGAGACGCACGTACCATTGCAATGAGAAGCCTGTTTGCCCTGGAGTTCTCTCCGGAACAGTCTCCGGAAGAAACGGTCCGGACCATGGCGGAAGAAGAGGATATCCAGGATACCCGGAAAAAGGACCTGGCCTATGCCCTGGATCTGGTGAAAGGGGTCCGGGAAAACCAGGAAGCCCTGGACGGGGAACTGAACGGTCTGGATGCCAAGTGGACCCTGAAGCGGATGAACGGCATCGACCGGAACCTGCTGCGGATCGCCGGGTATGAAATGTTCTGCAGCCCGGAACCGGTGCCTCCGGCAGTGGCCATCAACGAGGCCGTGGAACTGGCCAAAGTCTATGGGGGGGACGATTCTCCCGCCTTCATCAACGGTCTTCTGGGGAGCCTGGTGAAGAAACATGGCCGCTGA
- a CDS encoding O-sialoglycoprotein endopeptidase, which yields MAAEEAVLGLDTSCYTTSAALMDLHGHLLGDQRRLLRVKPGHRGLVQSEMVFQHTRNLPDLLEALDLSGVQVKAIGVSAKPRPREESYMPAFLVGLGMARSLGKLMGLPVHRFTHQHNHMFAGLWSVGKPAPDRFLLVHISGGTTDLLLCERQPDGNFSLEPRGTSIDLHAGQFIDRVGVALGLPFPAGAPLEKLAETASEAHPLKVWSREGELSLSGPCTQTLRAIEKGEDPAALALGVEQAIGKALARTISWVCEKEQLSQVLLAGGVSANREIRRQLEDFLGQRQIGLWAPDPRYSVDGAVGNAWAALLRERQEEP from the coding sequence ATGGCCGCTGAAGAAGCGGTCCTGGGACTGGATACCAGCTGCTATACCACTTCGGCGGCCCTGATGGACCTTCACGGCCATCTCCTGGGGGATCAGCGCCGGCTGCTCCGGGTGAAGCCCGGGCACCGGGGACTGGTCCAGTCGGAGATGGTGTTCCAGCATACCCGGAATCTGCCGGACCTGCTGGAAGCCCTGGACTTGTCCGGGGTGCAGGTGAAAGCCATCGGGGTCAGCGCCAAACCCCGTCCCCGGGAAGAATCCTATATGCCCGCCTTCCTGGTGGGGCTGGGGATGGCCCGGAGCCTGGGGAAACTGATGGGACTGCCGGTCCACCGGTTCACCCATCAGCACAATCACATGTTTGCCGGTCTCTGGTCCGTGGGGAAGCCTGCCCCGGACCGGTTCCTTTTGGTCCATATTTCCGGGGGGACCACGGACCTGCTCCTTTGTGAGCGGCAGCCGGACGGGAATTTTTCCCTGGAACCCCGGGGCACCAGCATCGACCTCCATGCAGGCCAGTTCATCGACCGGGTGGGGGTGGCCCTGGGCCTGCCCTTTCCGGCGGGGGCCCCGCTGGAAAAACTGGCGGAGACCGCTTCGGAAGCCCATCCCCTGAAGGTGTGGAGCAGGGAAGGGGAACTGTCCCTCTCCGGCCCCTGCACCCAGACCCTCCGGGCCATTGAAAAGGGAGAAGACCCGGCGGCACTGGCCCTGGGGGTGGAACAGGCCATCGGCAAAGCCCTGGCCCGGACCATTTCCTGGGTGTGCGAAAAAGAGCAGCTGTCCCAGGTGCTCCTGGCCGGAGGAGTCAGTGCCAACAGGGAGATCCGCCGGCAGCTGGAAGATTTCCTGGGCCAGCGGCAGATCGGTCTTTGGGCCCCGGATCCCCGGTACAGTGTGGACGGTGCCGTGGGCAATGCCTGGGCGGCCCTGCTCCGGGAAAGGCAGGAAGAACCATGA
- the xseA gene encoding exodeoxyribonuclease VII large subunit translates to MIAGKIYTVSEVTRIVKGLFRKEPEFANLQIQGEVSNFRQYPSGHCYFNLKDGKTLLKAVMFAGAARRLKQLPKNGDQVLGVGRIDLYERDGVYQFYVDMMMPLGAGNLMIAYEQLKEKLTAEGLFDPGRKRPLPAYPKVVGIVTSPAGAAVRDIINVAGRRDPSVKLRLYPVKVQGTEAPPEIIRGIRFMNRHKLADVLIVGRGGGSMEDLWAFNDEGVVRAIAASEIPVISAVGHEIDFTLSDFAADLRAPTPSAAAELAVPERSGDREILAKLVRRLERTMELRLQDSSRALEKLQEEWVFTHPERLWENAGQTLDTLCRNLEQAGTRRLEERQQKLDLLAAKLGALDPYGVLRRGYTITENAQGRAVRQPSDLHPGDTLVTRFAQGAVVSQVETVKEGTE, encoded by the coding sequence ATGATTGCAGGAAAAATCTATACGGTGTCGGAAGTCACCCGGATCGTCAAGGGGCTGTTCCGGAAAGAACCGGAATTCGCCAACCTCCAGATCCAGGGGGAAGTATCCAACTTCCGCCAGTACCCTTCCGGACACTGTTATTTCAATTTGAAAGACGGAAAGACCCTGCTGAAAGCCGTCATGTTCGCCGGTGCGGCCCGGCGCCTGAAGCAGCTGCCCAAAAACGGGGACCAGGTGCTGGGGGTGGGCCGGATCGACCTGTATGAACGGGATGGGGTCTACCAGTTCTATGTGGATATGATGATGCCCCTGGGGGCCGGGAACCTGATGATCGCCTACGAGCAGCTGAAGGAAAAACTCACGGCGGAAGGGCTCTTCGATCCCGGCCGGAAGCGCCCCCTGCCTGCCTATCCCAAGGTGGTGGGCATTGTGACTTCTCCGGCAGGGGCGGCGGTCCGGGACATCATCAATGTGGCCGGACGCCGGGATCCCTCGGTGAAGCTGCGGCTGTACCCGGTAAAGGTACAGGGGACGGAAGCCCCTCCGGAAATCATCCGGGGCATCCGGTTCATGAACCGGCACAAGCTGGCGGATGTCCTGATCGTAGGCCGGGGCGGCGGGTCCATGGAAGACCTGTGGGCCTTCAATGACGAAGGGGTGGTCCGGGCCATTGCGGCTTCGGAGATCCCGGTGATCTCTGCGGTGGGCCATGAAATCGATTTTACCCTCAGCGACTTTGCGGCGGACCTCCGGGCACCCACCCCTTCGGCGGCAGCGGAACTGGCGGTGCCGGAACGGAGCGGGGACCGGGAAATCCTGGCCAAGCTGGTCCGGCGTCTGGAACGGACCATGGAGCTCCGTCTCCAGGACAGCAGCCGGGCCCTGGAAAAACTCCAGGAAGAGTGGGTGTTCACCCATCCGGAACGGCTCTGGGAAAATGCCGGCCAGACCCTGGATACCCTGTGCCGGAACCTGGAACAGGCGGGCACCCGGCGGCTGGAGGAACGTCAGCAGAAGCTGGATCTCCTGGCAGCCAAGCTGGGGGCGCTGGACCCGTACGGAGTGCTCCGGCGGGGCTATACCATTACGGAAAATGCCCAGGGAAGGGCCGTCCGGCAGCCGTCGGACCTGCACCCTGGTGATACCCTGGTGACCCGTTTTGCCCAGGGAGCAGTGGTCTCCCAGGTGGAAACGGTCAAGGAAGGAACAGAATAA
- the xseB gene encoding exodeoxyribonuclease VII small subunit, whose translation MPRKKAETVSFEDGLKRLETIVEKLESGDLSLDETVALYKEGMELSRNCAAQLKKVQQDVKKIVETSQDDFALALFPEEKE comes from the coding sequence ATGCCCAGAAAGAAAGCGGAAACGGTTTCCTTTGAAGATGGCCTGAAACGGCTGGAAACCATTGTGGAAAAGCTGGAAAGCGGGGACCTGTCCCTGGATGAGACAGTGGCCCTGTACAAGGAAGGCATGGAACTGAGCCGGAACTGTGCGGCCCAGCTGAAAAAAGTCCAGCAGGATGTGAAAAAAATCGTGGAAACCAGCCAGGATGATTTTGCCCTGGCCCTGTTTCCGGAGGAGAAGGAATAA
- a CDS encoding polyprenyl synthetase family protein, whose translation MELRSYLRSRGALVNGYLQVRLGVGSISPVDKAMMYSVAAGGKRLRPILLMAAADAVGAKGSDFVAVAAGLEMIHTYSLIHDDLPSMDNDDYRRGRLTNHKVFGDAMALLAGDGLLTQAFEVMLEQRGVDPKVLLEVVRLVAKCAGPTGMVGGQALDITSEDQQLTLEQMKKLHEAKTGAMFVAAVRGGAMLGGADPETLRIMTHFANLFGLAFQITDDILDVEGDAKVMGKPAHSDEKLHKSTYVSLFGLEKAREMAAQTLKEAEETLAPLGEKAQPLVEITRYLYNRKK comes from the coding sequence ATGGAACTGAGAAGTTATTTGCGGAGCCGGGGAGCTCTGGTCAATGGATATCTGCAGGTACGGCTGGGAGTGGGGAGCATCTCCCCGGTGGACAAGGCCATGATGTATTCCGTGGCGGCCGGGGGCAAGCGCCTGCGCCCCATCCTGCTCATGGCCGCAGCCGATGCGGTGGGGGCCAAGGGCAGTGATTTTGTGGCCGTGGCAGCCGGGCTGGAAATGATCCACACCTATTCCCTGATCCATGATGATCTGCCTTCTATGGACAACGATGACTACCGCCGGGGCCGGCTCACCAACCACAAGGTGTTCGGGGATGCCATGGCTCTTCTGGCCGGGGACGGTCTCCTGACCCAGGCCTTTGAAGTGATGCTGGAACAGCGGGGCGTGGATCCCAAAGTGCTCCTGGAGGTGGTCCGTCTGGTGGCCAAATGTGCCGGCCCCACCGGTATGGTGGGCGGCCAGGCTCTGGACATCACATCGGAAGACCAGCAGCTGACCCTGGAACAGATGAAGAAACTCCACGAAGCCAAGACCGGAGCCATGTTTGTGGCGGCGGTCCGGGGCGGGGCCATGCTGGGCGGGGCCGATCCGGAAACCCTGCGGATCATGACCCATTTTGCCAACCTGTTCGGCCTGGCCTTCCAGATCACCGATGACATCCTGGATGTGGAAGGGGATGCCAAAGTCATGGGCAAACCGGCCCACAGTGATGAAAAGCTCCACAAATCCACCTATGTATCCCTGTTCGGTCTGGAAAAAGCCAGGGAAATGGCCGCCCAGACCCTGAAGGAAGCGGAAGAGACCCTGGCTCCTCTGGGTGAAAAAGCCCAGCCTCTGGTGGAAATCACCCGGTATCTGTACAACCGGAAAAAATAA